The Heptranchias perlo isolate sHepPer1 chromosome 15, sHepPer1.hap1, whole genome shotgun sequence genome contains the following window.
ACTGCATGAAGCCTCCCAGGTTGGATAGAGCTCAgagctgcagagtaaagctccatctgctCTGCACCAATATCCTCAATCTCAGAAAAGCAAGTCCAATTAAACCAGTATGATATTTGTTTCAAATAGGAGCGATTATTGTAGTCTTGAATAAATTTGccaatttgtgccaaattatgggcagttttgtttCATGGGCACACACCCACTAAGAACTGGTTTGAAAATGTAACATTCCTATAGTTTGGAGAGAGAAGATATTCTTCTGGTCAGTCTGAGCTGTTTTTACCCCAGAGGTGAATAAAGTGTTTTGTAACTTACACCAGACCCCAGTTCCTGTTCttatttcttttaatttaatGTAGACAAGACAAAGTTATTTTTGCcacaatgtgtttttttttaaataactaaaAATGCTGCTTTTGGAATTATTTAATAGTACATCCCCAAAGTGAAATCTTTTGAATGTAATTGATCCCTCAAATATGTTTAAAATGTTTAGGTATTAAAATTTTATATTTCTTCCCCTATTCTCTGTGTTCAAACTTGTGATAAGGGCTAAATCTTATTCTACAGCATTGTCCATTTCCATCTTGGTGCATGGTCATTGTAACAGTTTATATGTAAAGATTTCAGCAATGTATTTTGCCAGTAAAATATTAGGTATGTGTAGAATTTTCACACAATTTTCGGTTTCCAGAGCATAGTTCAGTTAACCTATGTTTAAATCTTGCTAATGATCAAAATGGTGACATCAATGCTTCAGTATCTATTATGTAATAATGCGTCGACTCCTGATATTCAGTGCATGTATTAATTAGGCTTTTGAGAAACGTGGATTCTGTAGATATTAAAGTGGttttgtgtctgtgtatttaCAGTATCTGGCATTCATGAATTTCagaaaatgtaaatttaaaaacaTCAGAAAGGCCTAGAAGAGCGTGCTCTAGGAGTTGAGATCTAAACCTGTGTGTGCCTGATAATTGCAATAGTATGCTGAATGAGGAAATATATTATGCAGCAAGTAACTTTGCCAATGTTTGTTTAGGTTTAACAACTAACACTTTTAGTGATGGAAAGGTTAACTTGAACTGTTCAACTATCAAGATAAGTGTTTATTTTAGCTCTATGAAATTGAGATGTTGCTCCTTACAGAGGTATCTCATTGCATCTCCATGTGATGTAGCAAATAAAAGCAGTTAGGAGCCTTATTCTAAAGATGGTATTGAAACGGGCACATGCAATTTGACTGCAGAAAAAGAAGCCTAGAAAGAGACCCCAACAGGACTATCCTAACAGATTCTTTCTTCACCCCCAGCTGTTGAGTTGGGAACTACTTTAAGTTATGGAGATTTTACCTACCATTGCATGAACATTGGAAGATCAGCAAAAGAGCAAGCAATACTTGGGGCCACATATTGCTGAAGTTTTCAAATTGAATTCCTTAAAAGTAAAAGCAATAACATGTCGATATGTAAGATAGGCAATGTTTAGAAAATACTAcctaacacactctcactctctctctctgtccaccgtctcaggtgaaaatccaactgcaaAGCGGAAACCTCCTTTATTCCGCCCTACATTTCGATTTGAGCCAGTTGCATTTGTTAGTAGCAGCACCAAGGATGATGACGTGAAGAAAGAGCCAAATCAATCAGACAAGCCACGAAGGTGGGCAGATTTAGATGATCTACCATTAAATTCCCAGATTAAAACTGAGGAGAACTCGGTGAAAACAGAATCCCATTCCACCTCAAAAATGAACAAATCTGGCAAAAATTCAAATGGCCCACTGCTTCCTGCCTCTTCTCAGAATTCTGCTACATTTGATTACGACTCCTTGTACAAAAGCATCTTCAAGGATGCAAATGAAAGCAAAAGTGGAAACTGCATTAAAGGGATAAGCTGTTTAAGCACTTACATGTCTAAAATACAACAGAACTATTCTGCAAAATATGAGGCTTATCATTCCAATCCGTCAGAACTTTATCCAACTATGAGAGGACCGGATTTTTCTAAGACCCCAGTTGGCAATAAACAGGGCTACAAGGGCCTGGGCTTCACACAGACCAAGCGGTCAAAGGGTAGAAAATCTTCCAAGAAAAATGCCAGTAAGTCTGTACTTCCTGAACCTCTGCAGCCTTTATCAAGCAAGGCGTCTTCATCTGGTGGGTTTTCTGCATCTGCAATAAAGAGCCGTCAGAATTTCTTTAATATGCTCCAGATATCTGTGTCAAGGAAGCTTAATGCTATTGGAGGCTTCAGTAACCAGCTGAACCATAGTGACGTGCTAAGCAGCTGCATTCAGACATGTAAAACAAACCCTCAGTATTTCTACGTCTCACTGAAGGAGATACCTCCAGCTGATGTACCAAGAAACAAGAAAGTCTTGACAGATGGCTATGCCTGTGAGTTGAGGTGTCAGGGTGTTTACTTGTCTACAGGCTATGCCGGCAGCAAAATTGGAGCTCGAGATAGGGCTTCCGAGCAAGCCTTAAAGTTGTTCCTTAAAGATGTGACGGTTCAGGTTGTGAAGCGCAAGTGTAAAAGCAATTTCATTGACGACTTAATATTGTGTGAGAAAAACACGCCTCGAAATGACATTCCTCCTGCTCTCAAAAAACCGGACGAGAAAATACCAAGCAAAGATACAGCCAATAAAGGAAATGAAACAAATAGGCAGAGCAATCGACATTCAAGGGAACTCAAAAAGAAGCACTGGAAGGATTTTGTCATTTTAGAGACTGCAAAAAATGCTGTATGCATTCTGAACAACTCAGCTCAATTCAACAGAATGACCGTGGATTACAAGTTTCAGCTGACGGCCAGTCAAGTTTGGCAGTGCCGTGTTTTTATAGAAGACCATTTTATTGCTGAGGCTTATGGAACCAAGAAGTTGGTGAAGCATACAGCGGCAGAGAAAGCTTTGGATGCACTGAGGCAAACGCAGCCAGTTGTAAAATCAAGCAAGCCAGGAAACACTGATGCAGCCATCTCTCGAAGTGCAATTCTCGGACGATCAGCAGAAGAAGCTCTTAAACAAAAGATCACAGAAGACAACATTGGCAATCAGCTTTTACGAAAAATGGGTTGGAAGgggggaggtttagggaaggagggTGAGGGTATTGCAGAGCCAATCATGGTAAAAGAACAGTTCAAGAGGGAGGGCCTGGGTTTAGAGATGAGCAAGAGTGGTTCTAAATTAAACAAACGAGATATAGAAGATCTTATCAAAAATTATGCCCGCTCAGAAAAGCAGGAGGAGCTGACCTTTTCCAAAGAGCTGACCAATGAAGAACGAATGCAAATCcatcaaatggctgccaaatatGGTCTCAAGAGCAAATCCTACGGAAAAGGAAAGGAGCGCTATTTGGTTGTGAGCAGAAAAGTACGTATAGATGATATTATGAACCAGCTTGCACAGGAAGGACAGGTTGGCCGATTTGAATTGGTAGTGCCGGGTTGTTCAAATTGATGCAGAACTCCgcccaatttttcctttttatttatgTGCAGTTTTCTTCAGAAGCGAGACTTTTTGCCCAGTAATCTGAATTCAGTTATTGTAAATGGTTTCTCAATTGCAATAGAAGTTTATTTACATCTATTATTTACAGTTTTGAAATTGTCATCAGTGGGGTAGATGTTCAAAACAAGGCATCCAAAATGAACTGTCAGTATTTCTGCATCACCTTTTTCCTTGTATAAAAATAACTGTCTTGTGTTATTTACAAAAAATGGTAATAAACTGCCACTGTTGAAATTACTAGTGAACTAACAACTGTTTTGATGTGGTTCATCTCAATTAAGAGGAAAGGGGTGAAATCCGTTAAATTATGACGGTTGATCTTGAAGTTAGTGTGTATCTCTTAATACCATTATTTGTTTTAAATGGGGGTATTTGTTGAGCAGTACGTGTTGCACTAGTTTTTTGATTCTCATCACCACCTCCCCTACCGGATGGAATAAAATGTAGTTGAGACCTAAGCTTTCTTCTTCCATACTAGTCCCTAATCACTAGAAAGTTGGACTAACAGAAAATTGTTTGTAAAATGAATGACATTTGGAACAGAAAGTTGTATTTTTCCATTTTCATTGTTCCACAGTGCAATATTTAAACTGTAAATAATTTAACTATTTTTATAGCAACTGTCACTTAACTGCCTGTATCCTGTTTGGCATTCAGACAGCATTCTttgccccctccccatctcctcctcctcctccttggtgGAATTCGATTTCAGTAGTGTTGGGGCACCGTCAGTATCCTGTTGAACTGCTCACTCTTAAGGTGAGGCCTAGACGGTGAGTGTCAATATGCTCTTCAAATGTAGTGGATATTGCAGccagcccaatactgtcctcacctgatgcatACATAGACGCACTTGCCAGCAGGAGTTGCTGGAAAGAGCTCAGGAGTGACATCTCTTtccttcacccccccgccccggccaagttccctccctaacccaggatgCGGAGGCCAATTCTAGTGCCTTGCTGCAGCCCTGAATGAGGTCAACTGACTCAGAATGGACCAAGATTGGAACCTCAAACTTTTGTGGCCTATACAGTGTAAATGTACAATGCCCGAGGTGGAATTATCACTATTTTAAGGACAGTATAGTGTGTGTTGGGATTATTTGTTGATGAAGGATTAGATTCTGACCTGTTAATCATAATGTACATTTAGTTCTGTACTAGGACACTCTGCTGAGATTCCCATTATGTAACACTGGTGTGGTCAAATACCTCTTTCCCTAGAAGTTCATCAGCTGGCATCTGAGTCAAAGCAGCATTGCACTATAAGGTGTGCAGGATGCCAGTCTGCTTACTGGGTGACTTTGGCTTTGAGGGAACATTAAGGTGTAAATTCAACATTAAAAATCAGTGAAAGGATTCAGATTCTAGTTATTGTATTTTTTGGTGTACTAAAATGGGGTTACGGAATACCTTAATTTTTTTTGACtggaataaaatattttttaatgaagACTTTTACTTGGAAATAGTGAACTAACTTTGCATTGCTCATTATGTATCTGATAGTAACTGTTAGCCAATGCTAATAAACTCTCTGAATTAATTCAGTATGGAATCGGACAAACAAAGAAGAATGTAACGAAGGATTGTTTTGTTTCTCATCATCCAGGCAATACGAACCTGCACTGTGTGCTTTTGGAAATTTGAGAATGAGAGTTTATTTCAACCTACTTTGAAAAGTAAATGGATAGATATAAATTATATTTCCTCTGCTCTGGATATTGGAAATATCATGTAAAGATGTTctaaatttttgttttttttaaaagaaacaaaatcacATCAAACTGAATTGGTGATATTTGCTGTTTGGGATATTCATGCTGAGTATGTACTGTTTTCTCTCCCCTGttcttccctttctcccccttctctccaGATGGCGCTTAAGGTGTTTATTCTTGGGGTTTGGATCCATAGATACCAGCAGCCCTATGGCACCTTGTCCAGCCATTCTGTGTGAGCCTAACAGTGAGTATCAGTAGCCTATTTGACCGTGAAGGGAGGACAggcaagcccaatcctgttcttggCTGACATCAGCACTCGTGCAATTCCAGTGAGGGTCACTTGACAGTGATCAAggtaatttccccccccccttctcccctctcgagTCATTTGTAGTGATCCAACTGCTGATCTgcagagatcagctaatttagcacaggccaggaattgaacctgggaccttctggcttAGTATTTCAGTGGATGATGCTTtatccactagaccatcagggtcGATACTGGTTAATAAAACGGAGAGTGTGGGctccacaggtgccagcagccCTCCCCATAACACTCTTCATGTATAAGTGCCAGCAGACTTTTTGATACTGAGGGCcattacagctgagcctgatACTACACCCAATGATCTCACACATAATTACCAGTTGAGGAGTTACTGGCTAGCGATCAGCAGTAGGAAACAACTAATTTCCCCCACTAAGCCCAGAGGTGCTGAGTTTAATTGTTGCACTCTTACTGATGCCCCATTTATGATCAGTTAAACTGTATTTATTTCAAGGGGAATATTTGCTTTTCCTTCATGTGAGATGGGGAATAAAGATTGCTTTCTTGACTTTGTACCTAGCCCTGATTAATGAAACATTTCTGCTGGCAAAAAGGGTCCAATGGAAAAATACGTTTCTAGGTTGTCTTAATCCAGTGATACGATTTTGTGGCCCAAATCTATTCATCAAATTTAGTACTGAATTCTTTGTCTAACTCAACAAGGGTCTTGTAGTTTCAAATTCTCACCCTagtgtttaaattcctccatggcctcgcccttccctatctctgtaacctcctgcaaccctccgagaactctgaattcctccaactctggactgGTTTATAGTGACTGAAttagtcaaattctgtttttattaggtGGAGTTCTGTCAGCATTTCGATTTTACCCATTTGCTGTGAAAACTGTTAAAGGAGTTCAATAAGGACACTTATCAggattacctttttaaaaaatgttaaactgCACCTCCCACTCCTTTCTTACTGTGATATGCTTGGTGGTATCCCTGATTGGTCCAGAACCACCTGTATGCATATTTACAGTTACTGCTCTGTTTTTCGCAactctagtggagagttcaaataCACAAAACAGTTAGGACAAATGAACCATGCAAGCTCACTTAGTCAACTATTGTGTAGATCAGGAGAACTTTGTTTACCATGTAACTTAAAATCAAAACAGATTCTACAAACACTACTTGCGACTTTATTAACCATGCCTCCTGTAGATAATGTTATCCAGGTGGTTGGACTGAAACTGCAGCTGATTTTGGAATTTGATCTCCTCTTGATTTGATCTCTTTATAATTGCCCACTATGTTCCATGCCTCTGTCTGGCCCGTGGTGAATTTACCTGTTGTATTTCTTTGAAAATTAGGTGAGGAGAGTGGATGATAACAAACTTCCCTCGCTCAATGAGGCCACAAGATGGCTGGAATGGTAAATGGAATTTTCACATTGATGAAGTAAAGGTGCTCTTCTCGTAGTGGGGGTAAGGTGCAATATTAGGGCAGAATAAAAGCAACTTTCCTCGGAACCAACGCTGATACTTCGTGCCAAAATAGGAAATTACTCCTTATTTCAGAGACCAACTGAAGCGGTCAAGATTTAAATTGTGATGTGTCACTGACAAGCGCTACTTAATGCAAATTGTGGGATTGTGGAAGGCCACTAGTAGTAGCAGCTAGCGTGTTGTCAATGCAGCCGGCATTAGATAACAGCTGGGACCAAGGAGGGGCAGGAAAAGGGTGAAGGCCTATTAGAAGAAATGAAGGAA
Protein-coding sequences here:
- the nkrf gene encoding NF-kappa-B-repressing factor; translation: MAAGVDSLLRQKRHLADSAEQYRGLSESDKHWRIRRQFIVRHTQDYPGNRMDQLLALSMVWTNHVFLGCRYSPDLLERVFRMADGIDVGDIRSCELVPGSTTNKRSNSDNGENPTAKRKPPLFRPTFRFEPVAFVSSSTKDDDVKKEPNQSDKPRRWADLDDLPLNSQIKTEENSVKTESHSTSKMNKSGKNSNGPLLPASSQNSATFDYDSLYKSIFKDANESKSGNCIKGISCLSTYMSKIQQNYSAKYEAYHSNPSELYPTMRGPDFSKTPVGNKQGYKGLGFTQTKRSKGRKSSKKNASKSVLPEPLQPLSSKASSSGGFSASAIKSRQNFFNMLQISVSRKLNAIGGFSNQLNHSDVLSSCIQTCKTNPQYFYVSLKEIPPADVPRNKKVLTDGYACELRCQGVYLSTGYAGSKIGARDRASEQALKLFLKDVTVQVVKRKCKSNFIDDLILCEKNTPRNDIPPALKKPDEKIPSKDTANKGNETNRQSNRHSRELKKKHWKDFVILETAKNAVCILNNSAQFNRMTVDYKFQLTASQVWQCRVFIEDHFIAEAYGTKKLVKHTAAEKALDALRQTQPVVKSSKPGNTDAAISRSAILGRSAEEALKQKITEDNIGNQLLRKMGWKGGGLGKEGEGIAEPIMVKEQFKREGLGLEMSKSGSKLNKRDIEDLIKNYARSEKQEELTFSKELTNEERMQIHQMAAKYGLKSKSYGKGKERYLVVSRKVRIDDIMNQLAQEGQVGRFELVVPGCSN